The following proteins are co-located in the Microbacterium sp. SORGH_AS_0888 genome:
- a CDS encoding L-lactate dehydrogenase yields the protein MSVIENSKLTVVGAGSVGSSTAYAALIRGSARHVALYDIATEKVEAEVLDLAHGTQFTGTSDIIGGSDISVVEGSHVVVITAGAKQRPGQTRIELASTNANILKTMMPQLLEVAPNAIYVIVTNPCDVLTVLAQEATGLPPERIFASGTVLDTSRLRWRLAQRAGVSASSVHAYIVGEHGDTEFPLWSKATIGTVPILEWQTPDRPRMTIDELDEIAVDVRDAAYKVIQGKGATNYAIGLSSARIVEAILGDEHAVMPVSTVLDGFHGVDGVALSVPSIVSASGAVPIAETTFDPAERVLLRRSADALREVAASLR from the coding sequence ATGTCCGTGATCGAGAACTCGAAGCTCACCGTCGTCGGCGCCGGATCGGTCGGTTCCAGCACCGCCTACGCGGCGCTCATCCGCGGATCCGCTCGCCACGTCGCGCTGTACGACATCGCCACCGAGAAGGTCGAGGCGGAGGTTCTCGACCTGGCCCACGGAACGCAGTTCACCGGCACGAGCGACATCATCGGCGGCAGCGACATCTCGGTCGTCGAGGGCTCGCACGTCGTCGTCATCACCGCCGGCGCCAAGCAGAGGCCGGGTCAGACGCGGATCGAGCTGGCGAGCACCAACGCGAACATCCTCAAGACGATGATGCCGCAGCTTCTCGAGGTCGCACCGAACGCGATCTACGTCATCGTCACCAACCCGTGCGACGTGCTCACCGTGCTGGCCCAGGAGGCGACCGGGCTTCCGCCCGAGCGCATCTTCGCCTCCGGCACGGTCCTCGACACCTCCCGACTCCGGTGGCGGCTCGCCCAGCGGGCGGGGGTCTCCGCCTCGAGCGTCCACGCCTACATCGTCGGCGAGCACGGCGACACCGAGTTCCCGCTGTGGTCGAAGGCCACGATCGGCACGGTCCCGATCCTCGAGTGGCAGACGCCCGACCGCCCGCGCATGACGATCGACGAGCTCGACGAGATCGCCGTCGACGTGCGCGACGCCGCCTACAAGGTCATCCAGGGCAAGGGCGCGACGAACTACGCGATCGGTCTCTCGAGCGCACGCATCGTCGAGGCGATCCTGGGCGACGAACACGCTGTCATGCCCGTCTCGACCGTGCTCGACGGCTTCCACGGGGTCGATGGGGTCGCGCTCTCGGTGCCTTCGATCGTCAGCGCAAGCGGCGCCGTGCCGATCGCCGAGACGACGTTCGACCCCGCAGAACGCGTGCTCCTGCGCCGGTCCGCGGATGCGCTGCGGGAGGTCGCCGCCTCGCTGCGATGA
- a CDS encoding ABC transporter permease — MSILRKPGLLVSLIFLAVVLVAVVAPQLIAPYDPYDSVGRMRLAPPSLEHLFGTDHLARDVFSRVVYGAQLSLSAAGLAVVAGVVIGAIVGLITGWLGGFVDVAVMRFIDVLLAIPSILLALIVVASLGFGPLSIALGVGLGTAGSFARVMRSQVLRVRGEEFVEAAETLGVRRPVVLLRHVLPNAARPIVAMAALELAVAILSVSALSFLGFGAQPPAPEWGSLVSAGRDFVATAPWLSILPGVVILAVVLAVNRVSRYLGGDR; from the coding sequence ATGAGCATCCTCCGCAAGCCCGGTCTCCTCGTCTCGCTGATCTTCCTCGCCGTCGTCCTCGTCGCGGTCGTCGCCCCGCAGCTCATCGCGCCCTACGACCCCTACGACTCGGTCGGCAGGATGAGGCTGGCCCCGCCGAGCCTCGAGCACCTGTTCGGCACCGACCACCTGGCACGCGACGTGTTCTCGCGCGTCGTGTACGGTGCGCAGCTCTCGCTGTCGGCGGCGGGGCTCGCCGTCGTCGCGGGCGTCGTCATCGGGGCCATCGTGGGCCTGATCACCGGCTGGCTCGGCGGATTCGTCGACGTCGCGGTCATGCGGTTCATCGACGTCCTGCTGGCGATCCCGAGCATCCTGCTCGCCCTCATCGTCGTCGCCTCCCTCGGCTTCGGGCCGCTCTCGATCGCGCTCGGCGTCGGGCTCGGGACCGCGGGGTCGTTCGCACGTGTCATGCGATCCCAGGTCCTGCGGGTACGGGGCGAGGAGTTCGTCGAGGCGGCGGAGACCCTCGGCGTGCGCCGGCCGGTCGTGCTCCTGCGTCACGTGCTGCCCAACGCCGCCCGCCCGATCGTCGCGATGGCCGCGCTCGAGCTCGCGGTGGCGATCCTCTCGGTCTCGGCGCTGAGCTTCCTCGGGTTCGGCGCCCAGCCGCCCGCGCCCGAGTGGGGCTCGCTCGTCTCCGCCGGACGCGACTTCGTCGCCACGGCGCCGTGGCTCAGCATCCTTCCCGGTGTCGTGATCCTCGCGGTCGTGCTGGCCGTGAACCGGGTGTCCCGCTACCTCGGAGGGGATCGATGA
- a CDS encoding ABC transporter ATP-binding protein yields the protein MSALLEVRGLRVDYGVGRRAHAALRGVDLRVGAGEIVAIVGESGSGKSTLAHAIVRLLPDVARVREGSISFDGSELRRMPLAALRRIRGGRIGFVPQDPSHSLNPLMRIGEQVAETLRRHRGMSRQDAARRAVEILAEVGIPDPELRAGQYPHELSGGLRQRVLIGIAWACEPQLVIADEPTSALDATVQRHVLDRMQRLAVAHGTAVLLVTHDLAVAAERADRIVVVEQGVVVEEGPSQQVLAAPSHEYTRRLVAAAPGLHSTRLTASPGIVGAAAEPSAAPLVRVTSLGKTYSSGRRANAAPAVTGADFDIARGSTFALVGESGSGKSTTARMVARIIPSDEGRIDFDGQDITRLTGEPLRQLRRRIQVVYQNPFGSLDPRMTVAALVAEPLRAFGTGRRERSSAVGELLHQVRLRPELAARRPAELSGGQRQRVAIARALALRPELVVLDEPVSALDVSVQEQVLQLLVDLQAEHGLTYLFISHDLGVVRQISDRVAVMKGGRILEQGTTERIFAAPGHDYTRELIGAIPGARLG from the coding sequence ATGAGCGCTCTGCTGGAGGTCCGCGGCCTCCGCGTCGACTACGGCGTCGGACGTCGTGCGCACGCGGCGCTGCGCGGTGTCGACCTGCGGGTCGGCGCGGGCGAGATCGTCGCGATCGTGGGGGAGTCCGGCTCGGGCAAGAGCACGCTCGCGCACGCCATCGTGCGGCTCCTGCCCGACGTCGCGCGAGTCCGGGAGGGGTCGATCTCCTTCGACGGATCGGAACTGCGGCGGATGCCGCTCGCCGCGCTCCGGCGGATCCGCGGCGGACGGATCGGCTTCGTTCCGCAGGACCCCTCGCACAGCCTCAACCCGCTCATGCGGATCGGCGAGCAGGTCGCCGAGACGCTGCGGCGCCACCGGGGCATGTCGCGACAGGACGCTGCCCGTCGCGCGGTCGAGATCCTCGCCGAGGTGGGGATCCCGGACCCGGAGCTGCGTGCCGGGCAGTACCCGCACGAGCTCTCCGGCGGCCTGCGGCAGCGCGTGCTCATCGGCATCGCCTGGGCCTGCGAGCCGCAGCTCGTGATCGCCGACGAGCCGACCAGCGCCCTGGACGCGACCGTGCAGCGTCACGTGCTCGACCGGATGCAGCGCCTCGCCGTCGCGCACGGCACGGCCGTCCTGCTGGTGACGCACGACCTCGCGGTCGCCGCCGAGCGCGCCGACCGGATCGTCGTGGTCGAGCAGGGGGTCGTGGTCGAGGAGGGACCCTCGCAGCAGGTGCTCGCCGCGCCGTCGCACGAGTACACGCGCCGGCTCGTCGCCGCCGCGCCCGGACTCCACAGCACGCGGCTCACGGCCTCACCGGGGATCGTCGGGGCCGCCGCGGAGCCCTCGGCGGCCCCGCTCGTGCGGGTCACGAGCCTCGGCAAGACCTACTCCTCCGGGCGTCGCGCGAACGCCGCCCCGGCCGTGACGGGCGCCGACTTCGACATCGCCCGCGGCTCGACCTTCGCCCTCGTGGGCGAGTCGGGCTCGGGCAAGAGCACGACGGCGCGCATGGTCGCGCGGATCATCCCCTCCGACGAGGGACGCATCGACTTCGACGGACAGGACATCACCCGCCTCACGGGCGAGCCGCTGCGGCAGCTGCGCCGCCGCATCCAGGTCGTGTACCAGAACCCGTTCGGATCGCTCGATCCGCGCATGACGGTCGCGGCGCTCGTCGCGGAGCCGTTGCGCGCGTTCGGGACCGGCCGTCGCGAGCGGAGCAGCGCGGTCGGAGAGCTGCTCCACCAGGTGCGGCTGCGTCCCGAGCTGGCCGCGCGCCGACCGGCCGAGCTGTCGGGCGGTCAGCGTCAGCGCGTCGCCATCGCGCGGGCACTCGCGCTGCGCCCCGAGCTCGTGGTGCTCGACGAGCCGGTCTCCGCGCTCGACGTCTCGGTGCAGGAGCAGGTGCTGCAGCTGCTCGTCGACCTGCAGGCGGAGCACGGTCTCACCTACCTGTTCATCTCGCACGACCTCGGCGTGGTGCGTCAGATCTCGGATCGCGTCGCCGTCATGAAGGGCGGCCGGATCCTGGAGCAGGGCACGACGGAGCGCATCTTCGCCGCGCCGGGCCACGACTACACGCGGGAGCTGATCGGCGCCATCCCGGGGGCACGGCTGGGCTGA
- a CDS encoding creatininase family protein: MLELAHAAWPDVAAHLRERPGVAILPFGALEQHGPHLPLSTDTLQADAVARRLAERLDAVLLPAVAFGNTWSNEALPGTVSLGADTVAAVCGDLAASLERGGFAALVVVNGDFGNRLPLQTAAEASAVRGGIPVLVLDYPGLTEIGDRVKETPWAAPGLCHADEIETSMVLAIAPALVHRDRMVADYPELPADFGLRQMALAPLSATGVFGDPRPATPEKGERIIAHVVDESERIVRRVLSALGLS; encoded by the coding sequence TTGCTCGAGCTCGCCCACGCCGCCTGGCCCGATGTCGCCGCGCACCTGCGGGAGCGACCGGGCGTCGCGATCCTCCCGTTCGGGGCGCTGGAGCAGCACGGCCCGCACCTCCCGCTGTCGACCGACACGCTGCAGGCGGATGCGGTGGCCCGACGTCTGGCGGAGCGCCTCGACGCGGTGCTGCTGCCCGCGGTCGCATTCGGCAACACGTGGAGCAACGAGGCGCTGCCGGGCACGGTCTCGCTCGGCGCCGACACCGTCGCAGCCGTCTGCGGCGACCTCGCGGCCTCGCTCGAGCGGGGCGGCTTCGCCGCGCTCGTCGTCGTCAACGGCGACTTCGGCAACCGGCTCCCGCTCCAGACGGCGGCGGAGGCATCGGCGGTGCGCGGCGGCATCCCCGTCCTGGTGCTGGACTACCCGGGTCTGACCGAGATCGGCGACCGGGTAAAGGAGACTCCGTGGGCGGCGCCGGGACTGTGCCACGCCGACGAGATCGAGACCTCGATGGTGCTCGCGATCGCCCCAGCGCTCGTGCACCGCGACCGGATGGTCGCCGACTACCCGGAGCTTCCCGCCGACTTCGGGCTGCGCCAGATGGCGCTCGCCCCGCTGTCGGCGACGGGGGTGTTCGGCGATCCGCGCCCGGCGACGCCGGAGAAGGGTGAGCGCATCATCGCGCACGTCGTCGACGAGAGCGAACGGATCGTCCGCCGCGTGCTGAGCGCGCTCGGCCTGAGCTGA
- a CDS encoding ABC transporter permease — protein sequence MDSSGGAGRGRVIARFLLPKIAQCIFVVWATYTVAFLLIHALPGDPILAALSVKGGDATTTDPEQLAAVRARYGLDGPVWQQYLTNFLNLFRGDLGVSIATGQPVSEMVGRAFPHTAAVAVFALLVGFLGALGFTVWAYIARPAWVRNVVVQVPPLGIAIPAFLSGVVLISVFSFGLGWFPASGTNGFASVVLPGITLALPTGAIFFQVFSAAVFDAGASPFVFTANAKGLSQSAVVFRHVLRNALLPSITIIGLQIGYLAGGTAVVETVFSRDGIGRLTVDAVLARDINVVLGVVVVVAVVYAVVTLIVDALYGVIDPRTRTRLTSGAKRTAVTA from the coding sequence GTGGACTCCTCAGGAGGCGCCGGGAGGGGCCGGGTCATCGCCCGGTTCCTCCTGCCGAAGATCGCCCAGTGCATCTTCGTGGTGTGGGCGACCTACACCGTCGCCTTCCTCCTGATCCACGCGCTGCCCGGCGACCCCATCCTGGCCGCGCTGTCGGTCAAGGGCGGGGACGCGACCACGACCGACCCCGAGCAGCTCGCGGCGGTCCGTGCCCGGTACGGCCTGGACGGACCGGTGTGGCAGCAGTACCTCACGAACTTCCTCAACCTCTTCCGCGGCGACCTCGGCGTCTCCATCGCGACGGGGCAGCCCGTCTCCGAGATGGTCGGCCGCGCCTTCCCCCACACCGCGGCCGTCGCGGTCTTCGCCCTCCTCGTCGGGTTCCTCGGCGCACTCGGATTCACGGTGTGGGCCTACATCGCGCGACCCGCGTGGGTGCGTAACGTCGTGGTCCAGGTGCCGCCGCTCGGCATCGCGATCCCGGCGTTCCTCAGCGGTGTGGTGCTGATCAGCGTGTTCTCCTTCGGCCTCGGGTGGTTCCCCGCGTCGGGCACGAACGGCTTCGCGAGCGTCGTGCTGCCGGGCATCACCCTCGCGCTGCCCACCGGCGCGATCTTCTTCCAGGTCTTCTCGGCCGCCGTCTTCGATGCGGGCGCGAGCCCCTTCGTGTTCACCGCGAACGCCAAGGGCCTCAGCCAATCGGCCGTCGTGTTCCGTCACGTGCTGCGCAACGCGCTGCTGCCCTCGATCACCATCATCGGGCTGCAGATCGGCTACCTCGCCGGCGGCACGGCGGTCGTCGAGACGGTGTTCTCCCGGGACGGCATCGGCCGGCTGACGGTGGATGCCGTCCTGGCCCGCGACATCAACGTCGTCCTCGGCGTCGTGGTCGTCGTGGCGGTCGTCTACGCCGTCGTGACGCTGATCGTCGACGCGCTCTACGGCGTCATCGACCCCCGCACCCGGACGCGTCTGACCTCCGGTGCCAAGCGGACGGCGGTGACCGCATGA